The following proteins come from a genomic window of Amaranthus tricolor cultivar Red isolate AtriRed21 chromosome 14, ASM2621246v1, whole genome shotgun sequence:
- the LOC130799669 gene encoding uncharacterized protein LOC130799669, with protein MSTRSNLYKNPSFAYRRSYSLSSVLQNLQTYNTVTGNTPPTNESPVTAADDSTPRPKRRRQQQPLKPQQVVVEDDRPLSHQDYIHLRRQEACSSHVIEKLTPDVLGFSGSGLQLVDYGSDSDDGVSKSNELRGEPASDHMEQVENIKTRNEQRYPLPGEPICVICGRYGEYICDETDDDICSIDCKAALLNQKHGDHTRGAVNSEASKSSSFKPHESVVMAELGEDSWDFDRNRWSSKKSCLSTYECWKCNKPGHLAEDCLVTKPCLQPLGLTQPSSQGAVQQKRSINISTNLRELYRRCHQIKKTMSNAKCNLCCNSISLATCLDCSTIICDSAGHLFAHISTHPAHHHIYSHKLQRLVKCCKPTCEVSNIRDLLVCHYCFDKAFDKFYDMYTATWKVSGLAMIWGSICCEDHFEWHRMNCLNADAEGSAYIYRKMAGRGKNIRLSNFIF; from the exons ATGTCGACCAGATCGAACTTGTACAAGAACCCTTCTTTTGCCTACAGAAGATCTTACAGTCTCTCCTCTGTTCTACAAAATCTTCAAa CTTATAATACCGTTACCGGAAATACTCCGCCGACGAACGAATCTCCCGTCACTGCCGCCGACGATTCCACGCCTCGCCCTAAGCGACGTCGTCAGCAGCAGCCATTAAAGCCTCAGCAAGTTGTAGTTGAAGATGATCGTCCTTTGTCTCACCAGGATTACATTCACTTAAGAAG GCAGGAAGCGTGTTCTTCTCACGTAATCGAGAAATTAACTCCAGATGTATTG GGATTCTCTGGTTCTGGTCTACAATTGGTGGATTATGGGAGCGATA GTGATGATGGTGTTTCAAAGTCAAATGAGCTACGGGGAGAACCAGCTTCAG aTCATATGGAGCAAGTTGAGAATATAAAAACTAGAAATGAGCAGCGATATCCTCTTCCCGGAGAGCCTATCTGTGTTATTTGTGGTAGATATGGGGAGTACATATGTGATGAG ACTGATGATGATATCTGTAGCATAGATTGCAAGGCTGCATTGCTAAATCAAAAGCATGGTGACCATACCAGG GGTGCTGTTAACAGTGAAGCGTCAAAGTCGTCTTCTTTCAAGCCCCACGAATCAGTAGTAATGGCTGAATTGGGTGAAGATTCTTGGGATTTTGATCGTAATCGATGGTCTAGCAAGAAATCTTGCTTATCCACTTATGAATG CTGGAAGTGCAATAAACCTGGTCATCTTGCTGAAGATTGTTTAGTCACCAAACCTTGCCTTCAACCACTTGGCTTGACTCAACCCAGTAGTCAG GGTGCAGTTCAGCAGAAGAGATCCATAAATATATCTACAAATCTTCGTGAATTGTATAGAAG ATGCCATCAGATAAAGAAGACCATGTCAAATGCCAAATGCAATTTGTGCTGTAATTCCATCTCCTTGGCAACCTGCCTTGATTGCAGTACCATTATCTGTGACAG TGCAGGCCATCTGTTTGCGCATATATCTACTCATCCTGCTCACCATCATATCTATTCTCATAAACTTCAGCGCTTA GTCAAATGCTGTAAGCCAACATGTGAAGTGAGTAATATCAGAGATCTTTTAGTTTGCCACTACTGTTTTGACAAGGCATTTGACAAGTTCTATGACATGTATACTGCAACATG GAAAGTTTCTGGGCTTGCAATGATCTGGGGATCAATTTGCTGTGAGGACCATTTTGAATG GCATAGGATGAATTGCTTGAATGCAGATGCTGAAGGTAGTGCATACATATACCGGAAAATGGCTGGGAGAGGAAAGAATATTCGACTCAGCAACTTCATATTTTGA
- the LOC130799875 gene encoding uncharacterized protein LOC130799875: protein MPAVAPRSGEAIFAGAERINAELFTLTYGAIVRQLLTDLEEVDQVNKQLDQMGYNIGVRLIDEFLAKSNVSRCVDFKETAEVIAKVGFKMFLGVSATVTNWDGEGTTCSLLLEDNPLVDFVELPDTCQGLHYCNVLNGVIRGALEMVSMKTEVTWVRDMLRGDDAYELQVKLLKQIPEEYPYKDDE, encoded by the exons ATGCCGGCGGTTGCTCCACGTTCTGGGGAAGCCATTTTCGCTGGTGCTGAACGAATT AATGCGGAGCTATTCACATTAACTTATGGAGCAATAGTTCGTCAATTGCTAACGGATCTTGAAGAGGTTGATCAGGTTAACAAGCAGCTTGATCAAAT GGGTTATAATATTGGTGTACGACTGATTGATGAATTCTTGGCAAAATCAAATGTTTCTAGATGCGTAGACTTCAAAGAAACTGCTGAAGTAATTGCAAAG GTTGGCTTCAAAATGTTTCTGGGGGTGAGCGCAACAGTCACTAACTGGGATGGAGAGGGAACAACATGCAGCCTTCTCTTGGAGGACAATCCTTTGGTAGATTTTGTGGAGCTCCCTGACACTTGCCAAGGCCTTCACTACTGCAATGTTCTAAATGGGGTCATCAGAGGAGCACTGGAGATG GTGTCAATGAAGACTGAAGTGACATGGGTTCGTGATATGCTACGTGGGGATGATGCATACGAGCTGCAAGTTAAACTTCTGAAGCAAATCCCAGAAGAATATCCTTACAAGGATGATGAGTGA